Proteins encoded in a region of the Pseudomonas sp. PDNC002 genome:
- a CDS encoding cold-shock protein, producing the protein MATRQTGTVKWFNAVKGFGFITPEMGPDIFVHFREIDTPGFKSLDEGQRVSFLVGVGPKGDQAEQVKVL; encoded by the coding sequence ATGGCTACTCGTCAGACTGGAACCGTAAAATGGTTCAATGCAGTTAAAGGTTTTGGCTTCATCACACCTGAAATGGGGCCGGATATATTCGTCCACTTTCGCGAAATCGACACGCCTGGCTTCAAGTCCCTGGATGAAGGGCAACGCGTAAGCTTCCTGGTGGGCGTTGGCCCTAAAGGCGACCAAGCCGAACAGGTCAAGGTACTGTGA
- a CDS encoding nuclear transport factor 2 family protein — protein MSSAADLLHLHFETFVDKHETWKTLITDDLLWELPYAPSLGHPERLVGREQVLHHVGWFIQAVEDFRFHDVRIHAFADSSMAVAEVKAEGLIRTTGRIYRQEYVLFCRIENGKIAFLREYFDPVRAAHSLDEPIAPAPQQAE, from the coding sequence ATGAGTTCCGCTGCGGACCTGCTCCACCTGCACTTCGAAACATTCGTCGACAAGCACGAAACGTGGAAAACGCTGATTACCGATGACCTGTTATGGGAGCTTCCCTACGCGCCAAGCCTGGGACATCCCGAACGACTGGTTGGCCGGGAGCAGGTGCTCCATCACGTCGGCTGGTTCATTCAGGCCGTGGAGGATTTCCGTTTCCATGACGTGCGAATTCATGCCTTCGCCGACTCCAGCATGGCTGTAGCCGAGGTCAAGGCCGAGGGGCTGATCCGCACGACTGGCCGAATCTATCGCCAGGAGTACGTCCTGTTCTGCCGAATCGAGAACGGCAAAATTGCCTTCCTCCGCGAATACTTCGACCCTGTCCGTGCTGCCCATTCACTCGACGAACCGATAGCGCCGGCACCGCAACAGGCCGAATGA